TGTTGTTGGCAACCCCTTAATTCTGTTATAATGGAGAGTTAGAATCTCCAAGAATTCAAGCTTCCCAATAGCCTCAGGTAGAGCTTTGAGCTGATTGAAGTCTAACCTCAGCTCCACAAGCGATGAGCAATTTCCGATCGTGTATGGAAGTTCTTCGAGATCATTTGTTTCCACATTCAGTAACTTCAAAGAGCTCAAGTTTCCAATTGTCTCCGGTAATCGTGAAAAGTGATTTGAACTCAAATCTAGACTGATGAGGTTTGTCAAGTTCACAAAAGAAGCAGGCAATGACTTTAATCTGTTCGCATGGAGATCAAGATCAGTCAATGTGATTAGTTCCCCGAATGAGTCTGGCAGATTTATTAGTTGGTTCGAGTGGATGTCGAGCTTCGTCAAGGCTCCCAGGCTACCAATTGTGGCTGGAAGAGCCATGATCCTGTTTTCAGACAAGTCCAATTCGGTGACACTCGACAATTTTCCAAGTGATACAGGGAGCCACTCAATCTGGTCCATCAACTTTCCCCTAAGATCAACAACTACTTCGCCAGTTTTTGCTGTGTTTTCAATCACAGCTGCCACCTTCATAAGACTAAATTTCTCATCCTCTCCTATACCTATAAACACATTcacaaaatacaaataaacacTAGAGAACTTAACCTAGCATTGATTACAGGGCGTAAGCATCCAAATCAAACAGAGATTACAGACTAAGATGAAATTTTGCATCATGTTCATTTGCAGAATGGTTCATACAAATGTTCTTTACTCCCCTTTTCTATCCTTTCTTTTCCAATTATAGCTTTATTACCCAATTCAATAAACCTTTATTGGCCAATAAATCTCATTACCAGGGTCCACTAATTAGCACACAATTAGCAGGTAAAAACCTTCCAAATGCATAGAACAAAACGTTGAGAGAATTGCGAATATCATGTTTTTTCTATAATCAGCAAACCAAAAGAACTGAGAATAATATGACCTCTTCATCAAATATTCATACTTCCTTCTTGTTCTCAAATCCCAaacatgctcaattctgtgaaTTCTCAACAAACAGATAGAATAGCATCTATGGTAAATCAGGACCTTCCCCAGAGTTCCCAATCTTTTCACTCTTAACAAGAAGTACAAAGAAGAATTATATTAAGCCTCTTCAAAGTTCTTTATTAATCACCTTTCTATATCAGCgttaacagaaaatgaaaattaaaagaacaaatatataatttacCTGAAAAGAAAGAAGCTTTTGTGGAAGAAGTCCTCCGAAAACCCTTGAAGCTATCTTTCTCCAATTCTCcatctttcattttcttgaccAAGCTCCCATAATTGATTACACtttctctctcaattttctCAACTGGGTCTGAGAAACCATCTCTTTTCTCCATCTGGGTATCACCAGAAGCCAAAAGAGAAGTTCTTTGTATCAACCCATCGAAGGTCTCAAGCATCTTGTCAATTTCAACCAGGTGAAAGGCCTCTTTTTTCTGTTCAAAGCTTTGAAACAAAACCATGGTCCTCTTCACCTCTTTTAGCACATAAAACATCTCCTCCGGGACATCCTTGGGTGGTTCTTGCTTAGAGATTTCCTCAAGCTTTGCCTCTTCTTCAGAATTGACAGTCTTGAGAACTGACATGGCCGCTTCAACTTCTTCCAAGGAGGGTCTAGGAGGTAGTGTTTTGTAGATACCCATAATTTCTTCCACTGTTTCTACAAAAGCCGGCGATGAGTGCCCTTGCTTTGATATTACAGCCATGGCTATGGTGGTTTTGGAACAAAAGAGGAAACTTTGAGAGGTTTTCTAAATCTAAAAACAACCTTGGGCTATGCCCACTTGTTTTTTCTTAATCAAAGTTGTGATTTTTTCACTCTTATTTATAATAATTGGGGAGATAATTGGTATCTTATATATgtaattttcaaaccaaaaaatatataatttcagATGTTAGCACTTGGCATCATTACtgcataaaatattttttaaaaacctttttctttgtcattttcccacttattggatttttttaaagAGATTTTCTTAGATTGGTTACAATTTTGATCATTTAAGATTTGTAGAAACCTTCCTTCATAAAAGGGAAAGACGAGTggtaaaaaacatgaaaaataccatttattcaagaaaagaaagtatgtgaaaagaagaaagaaaaatagagtTTTTCCATCAGTAGAGACAAAAGGACAATTTCAAAGAAAGTATgtgtgatgaaaaaaaaaaaaagtttcaccATCAATAGTGTTGTATCAAAACCCGAGTACAACGCGATAAATGAGTGAAACCTGACACACACATATCTCAATAGCATCATATTGCATCGAGCTCCAAGTGTAGTGATAAAAAAGCAAGGTCATGTTAGAACGTCCCCATAAGTGACGAGCTACATCGGGACAAAGATTCCGACGAAAAGATAATACTAGATGGAAATAAATAGCATAAACGAATTCAAGTAGTGAAGtctcattgattttctcataaattcATATAATCCATCCCAAACTTTCAAAATAAAGATGATTGTCCATTATGTGTTCGCAGCATAGACCTCATCCATGATGTCAATTGCATGCTAAAGGTCAGCATAACACAAGTCAAAACCAACAAGCTAACATTGAAACTAGTAGTTAACAACACATTGTTTTAACATTACAACCAAAAACAGATCAGACCATCCTTCTGGGTTCGAGATTAGATCCATTAACAAGCTCAAATCACATATGGCATTGTGGGGGGAGGAGTATCACCAAAGGAGCTCCTGCTATTCTCTTTATCTAGGCATTCTGGTATCGTCGGAGATCATAACAGCAGAACCTATCCAGTGAACATCCTTGCATTACCATAAAGTGTTGAATAAGTAATAATAATCATACACAGATGTTgctcaaaaaaaagaaataaagaaaaatcatacaCAAAGGAGAAAATGGCAGGTGGGAAGATAAAATGGAAGGAAGCTAAcagaaattggaaaaaaaattcctaTCCACAGGCTCTACTAGATAGTACAGTCCTCACTTACTAGATATTCGTTTCGTTTATTCATCACCCATGGCAAGCTCCAAGGCGTAGTCATCCCTTTCCTACAATAGCAAAATATTTAGGAGTTTAATAACTCTAAATTTGGCAAGTAATGTTAGTTGGCTTCATTTTTCCTAAGAAAGttgtcaattttttcttttcttcaccaTATGCATTAGGGTTCCTGCATGCTTTAAAAGTTACTTATAAATTTAAGAACTTACGATGGGCCCTCGTGCAAAATATCTTCCAAATTGAAGCCAATACACCTGGAAATGGCAGAAATTTCGAATTTCAATAACCCATATCATAGGGAGTtaagtatctatacaacaactAGCAGTAGGGTTCTAGAGATGATTTTAAtcaagacaaagttatgtcACAGTCACATGCTCACAGCAAGAAAAGTCTTGAAATTTTGGAAGTTCACCTCATCCTCATCTTGTGTTTCAACTTCCAGATCCGATGATGGAAATCCAACACAAAGAAGTGCATACCCCTGCATTACAAACCAAATACACATAAATTTGCCAATTTGCCAATGACTGATAAGAGTTAAGAAAGGTCAAAACCTGCAAATTTAACATCAAGTAGAGCCAAATCACACATATGCACATTTCTATTGCAGGTATCTTGACAAAACGATATTGCAACAGCAGTACTAATTAACTTTCCAAAGTTGCTTTTATGCATGGTGTATGAATAAACAACACAAGTAGAGACTAACTTGCATCTAGAAAACTTCGTTGAGGCAAAAAATACATGCCTTTGATTTCAATTCAGCAGATATCCCTAGTGCTTCAGGCTGCCTAATTTGCCCAGATTTCACACGTACAGCACAGCTAGTACAACAACCTGTCAAGTGCCAAGTACAAAAGGTTAGACATACATCCATATACCAATATTAAAGCAAGGTTTACATTAGGATTTTTGCAGATTTCCACTGAGGTGGGACATAATCAAGAACCTATTTCACAGAACTGTTAAGACCAAGAAGGTTTTGGGATCAGGCTGAAATAAAGTTCATTGAGTTgagttgaaaaaaaaaccagatGGCTTAATAAATGAACTTTAAGCTATCTTATAATGAACCGATCGACCAAAGTTAGTATCCCACAATCAAGTGACTCAATTAAAGTCTGCCTTTCCTTTTCTGCACAGGAAGTTGTGGATTTAGTTAATATTAGTCACCTGGTAACTCGGTCTAGATGGTGGGACCTAATGTGGATCaaattatttcaaaattcaatatCTGAGTTGACTTGTAAAGCATCTATATGCCAAATGCATACAAACGGTTAATCATATACCTCGTGCAACAGCAATGATATCATTACTCTATAAGAATACCAGAACATGCTTGCCCAAGGAGAACGTGAAGGCAAGTGTTAATGAGGCTTATTACATTTATGATGTAGCACTAATTTTAGGGCACAAACATCCAAATCAATAATAGATTACTGACAAAGATGGAACGTCGCATCGTGATCCTTTGAAGAACTGTTAATTAAAATGTTCTTTAATCACATTTTCTATCCAGACCTTTTTCAATTACAGCTTTATGGCCTCTAGATTACCTATTCAGCAGAACTTCAACTAGCGGATAAACCCCAATACGGGGGTCCGCTATCTACAACTAAATTAACAGCCAGCTTGTTCATAGAGTGGTTTTTGGCCTAATTAGTTCATTAACAATCAGAATTGGCACCCCAAGTAAAAACCATTAGCCATAGAAGCTGTTCTGTATCCCAAAAGGACCAATCTTTAGGAAAGCAAACAAATCATCTTGTATTAATAGCCTTATAAAGTCTAGCACTATAATCACATTCGAAGTTCAAGTATCGCTAGACATCTACGCGCTAGGAATGAAATGGAAACAATCAACACTTTTAAACATCAATTATGTATGAAGATAGACCATACAGAACAATATACCGTGCCTGCAAGCGAAGGGAAGTGTGACATTTTGAGATTCAGCAGTATGCAATATATACTGATCCTGCATTTGAAAACACGAAACTATTAAAATACGGAATT
This DNA window, taken from Tripterygium wilfordii isolate XIE 37 chromosome 20, ASM1340144v1, whole genome shotgun sequence, encodes the following:
- the LOC119987097 gene encoding plant intracellular Ras-group-related LRR protein 5-like — encoded protein: MAVISKQGHSSPAFVETVEEIMGIYKTLPPRPSLEEVEAAMSVLKTVNSEEEAKLEEISKQEPPKDVPEEMFYVLKEVKRTMVLFQSFEQKKEAFHLVEIDKMLETFDGLIQRTSLLASGDTQMEKRDGFSDPVEKIERESVINYGSLVKKMKDGELEKDSFKGFRRTSSTKASFFSGIGEDEKFSLMKVAAVIENTAKTGEVVVDLRGKLMDQIEWLPVSLGKLSSVTELDLSENRIMALPATIGSLGALTKLDIHSNQLINLPDSFGELITLTDLDLHANRLKSLPASFVNLTNLISLDLSSNHFSRLPETIGNLSSLKLLNVETNDLEELPYTIGNCSSLVELRLDFNQLKALPEAIGKLEFLEILTLHYNRIKGLPTTMGNLVHLKELDVSFNEIESIPENLCFAVSLKKLDVGKNFADLRALPRSIGNLEMLEELDISDNQIRVLPDSFRFLSKLRVFRADETPLEVPPRHITKLGAQAVVQYMEDLVTNRGAKPKPSMKKKGFWVKIWAIVWPFRRN
- the LOC119987098 gene encoding ferredoxin C 2, chloroplastic-like isoform X2, which gives rise to MDILLPCNSCISLHRKPGFHRTRSSFTSEAHTKLRCYRQTTSSELQTPVGARGTSGNYYSPASVPTHKVTVHDRQRGVVHEFLVPEDQYILHTAESQNVTLPFACRHGCCTSCAVRVKSGQIRQPEALGISAELKSKGYALLCVGFPSSDLEVETQDEDEVYWLQFGRYFARGPIERDDYALELAMGDE
- the LOC119987098 gene encoding ferredoxin C 2, chloroplastic-like isoform X1, producing MDILLPCNSCISLHRKPGFHRTRSSFTSEAHTKLRCYRQTTSSELQTPVGARGTSGNYYSPASVPTHKVTVHDRQRGVVHEFLVPEDQYILHTAESQNVTLPFACRHGILFCCCTSCAVRVKSGQIRQPEALGISAELKSKGYALLCVGFPSSDLEVETQDEDEVYWLQFGRYFARGPIERDDYALELAMGDE